The following coding sequences are from one Chanos chanos chromosome 12, fChaCha1.1, whole genome shotgun sequence window:
- the LOC115825532 gene encoding class I histocompatibility antigen, F10 alpha chain-like, whose protein sequence is MDAGGAVGSAVASQQEGLRFDSWPSGQGPFYVHSITWHCVGSQGLGLPDYFEVVTVDDVTVFYYDGNMKSAIPVPEWLNHTSAQQYWDFITSRANFNKEKILHGLKSATQHFNLTGKCASYNIYQAHSQCDLHPDGTARGYLTHAFNGKDFTSFDIENKAFVATVPQAVHYKMFRERDQADIDFMFFFYKTWCIDGIKEFLQLDPRLHVKKVPEVRLFEKKNSAFTEITCHVTGFYPRTVQVQWFGSDMQPVVEEVDSENKVLPNGDGSYQIRKSVVIPAEHTDIHHYSCVVQHSSIPGNITKTWGKILLNPILIYHF, encoded by the exons ATGGATGcaggtggcgcagtgggtagcgctgttgcctcacagcaagagggtctcAGGTTTGACTCCTGGCCgagtggccagggtcctttct ATGTACATTCTATTACCTGGCATTGTGTTGGATCACAAGGCCTTGGTTTGCCAGATTATTTTGAGGTAGTGACTGTGGATGATGTGACAGTCTTCTACTATGATGGCAATATGAAAAGTGCAATACCTGTCCCTGAATGGCTGAACCACACAAGTGCACAGCAATATTGGGATTTCATTACATCAAGAGCAAatttcaacaaagaaaaaatattacatGGTCTGAAATCTGCCACTCAGCACTTTAACTTAACAGGTAAATG tgcttcCTATAACATTTACCAGGCCCACAGTCAATGTGACCTTCATCCAGATGGAACTGCACGAGGCTATTTAACTCATGCATTTAACGGCAAGGATTTTACAAGCTTTGACATTGAAAACAAAGCTTTTGTAGCCACGGTGCCTCAGGCAGTCCACTATAAGATGTTCCGGGAGAGAGATCAGGCTGATATCGACTTCATGTTCTTTTTCTACAAAACGTGGTGTATTGACGGAATCAAGGAGTTCCTGCAACTGGACCCCAGGCTACATGTGAAGAAAG TTCCAGAGGTCAGATtatttgagaagaaaaactcTGCCTTCACAGAGATcacatgtcatgtgactgggTTCTACCCACGAACAGTGCAGGTTCAGTGGTTTGGGTCAGACATGCAGCCTGTGGTTGAGGAGGTGGATAGTGAAAACAAAGTGCTACCAAATGGAGATGGTTCTTATCAGATAAGAAAGAGTGTTGTGataccagcagaacacacagacatacatcactACAGCTGTGTGGTCCAGCATAGCAGCATACCTGGAAATATCACCAAAACTTGGGGTAAGATCCTGCTGAATCCAATACTGATTTATCACTTTTAA
- the LOC115825533 gene encoding IgG receptor FcRn large subunit p51-like, with amino-acid sequence MTLALPRAFIKKSDVHSLHLYLVASQGFDLPHYFELMTVDDVPVFYYDSNMKGTIPVPEWLNNTMGQQYWDFLVDTAEIDQDQIVKGLKSATQQFNVTGASIYQAYGGCDLHPDGTAQAFLTHAFNGKDFVSLDIETRTFIAAVPQAVLYKRLRERDQTNLELLDYFYRTNCVEGIKEFLRHAPSLRMKRVPEVRLFEKKNSFTEITCHVTGFYPQTVQVQWFGSDMQPVVERIIEGEVLPNGDGSYQTRKSVVIPAEHTDIHHYSCVVQHSSISGNITKAWDVHSFSGIMVASHGFDLPEYFQVFSVDDVPVLYYDSNMKSPPPVPEWMTSTAARQMWSYYAHRAIVNKRVITAGLMSAREQFNLTGASTNIYQSQTRCDLHPNGTVRAFLTHAFNGKDFVSFDMKTKTFTATVPQAVFYKRKREENQADLEIVANFYRTWGIEGLKMFLQHNPRLQMKKVSEVRIFEKKNSAFTEITCHVTGFYPRTVQVQWFESDMQPVVEGVIEGEVLPNGDGTYQIRKSVVIPAEHTDIHHYSCVVQHSSMPGNITKTWGKIVLSRDE; translated from the exons atgTGCATTCTTTGCACTTGTATCTTGTTGCATCCCAAGGCTTTGACTTGCCACATTACTTTGAGTTAATGACTGTGGATGATGTGCCAGTCTTCTACTATGACAGTAATATGAAAGGTACAATACCTGTCCCTGAATGGCTGAACAACACAATGGGACAGCAATACTGGGACTTCTTGGTTGACACAGCAGAAATTGACCAAGACCAAATAGTAAAAGGTCTGAAATCAGCCACACAGCAGTTTAATGTCACAG GTGCTTCCATTTATCAGGCCTACGGTGGATGTGATCTCCATCCTGACGGAACTGCACAAGCCTTTTTAACTCATGCATTTAATGGCAAGGACTTCGTAAGCCTTGATATTGAGACTCGAACATTTATAGCAGCGGTTCCACAAGCAGTCCTCTAtaagagactgagggagagggaTCAAACCAATCTTGAATTACTTGACTATTTCTACCGAACGAACTGTGTTGAAGGAATTAAGGAGTTCCTCCGACATGCCCCTAGCCTGCGCATGAAGAGAG TTCCAGAAGTCAGGCtatttgagaagaaaaactcCTTCACAGAGATCACGTGTCATGTGACTGGGTTCTACCCACAAACAGTGCAGGTTCAGTGGTTTGGGTCAGACATGCAGCCTGTGGTTGAGAGGATTATTGAAGGTGAAGTGTTACCAAATGGAGATGGTTCTTATCAGACAAGAAAGAGTGTTGTGataccagcagaacacacagacatacatcactACAGCTGTGTGGTCCAGCATAGCAGCATATCTGGAAATATCACCAAGGCTTGGG ATGTACATTCATTCAGTGGTATAATGGTTGCATCACATGGCTTTGACTTGCCAGAATATTTTCAAGTATTTTCCGTGGATGATGTGCCAGTCCTCTACTATGACAGTAATATGAAAAGTCCACCACCAGTCCCTGAATGGATGACCAGTACAGCTGCACGACAAATGTGGAGTTACTATGCTCACAGAGCAATTGTAAACAAAAGAGTTATAACAGCAGGTTTGATGTCAGCCAGGGAGCAGTTTAACTTAACGG GTGCCTCCACGAACATTTACCAGTCTCAGACTCGATGTGACCTCCATCCAAATGGAACTGTGCGAGCCTTTTTAACCCATGCATTTAATGGCAAGGATTTTGTGAGCTTTGATATGaagacaaaaacattcactGCCACAGTGCCTCAAGCAGTTTTCTataagaggaagagagaggaaaatcaaGCCGACCTTGAAATCGTTGCTAATTTCTACAGAACATGGGGTATTGAAGGACTTAAGATGTTCTTACAGCACAACCCCAGACTGCAAATGAAGAAAG tttCTGAAGTCAGGAtttttgagaagaaaaactCTGCCTTCACAGAGATcacatgtcatgtgactgggTTCTATCCAAGAACAGTGCAGGTTCAGTGGTTTGAGTCAGACATGCAGCCTGTGGTTGAGGGGGTTATTGAAGGTGAAGTGTTACCAAATGGAGATGGGACTTATCAGATAAGAAAGAGTGTTGTGataccagcagaacacacagacatacatcactACAGCTGCGTGGTCCAGCATAGCAGCATGCCAGGAAATATCACCAAAACTTGGGGTAAGATTGTACTGTCAAGGGATGAATAG